The Virgibacillus phasianinus genome includes a window with the following:
- a CDS encoding phosphatidate cytidylyltransferase, with product MKQRTLTAILALIIFVPFVIVGGLPFTIFVYFMATIALIELLRMRKVGKYSIPAVLAILILWLLLPDVPADIVGFFTKSELVMMFAMLLLSYTVLVKNKFTFEDAGFIMLATIYVGMGFFYLIETRDDTNIEGLVNIFYVLLVIWATDTGAYLFGRAFGKRKLWPMISPNKTVEGAIGGILISVVVGVIFHFITPFEHSLIIVIGVTILVSIFGQIGDLVESAFKRHYGVKDSGNILPGHGGILDRLDSLLFVLPLIHFIHFI from the coding sequence ATGAAGCAACGAACTCTGACAGCAATTTTAGCATTAATCATATTCGTACCTTTCGTGATTGTAGGCGGATTACCATTTACGATATTCGTCTATTTTATGGCAACAATTGCTTTGATTGAACTATTGCGGATGAGAAAAGTAGGGAAATATTCTATACCAGCAGTTTTGGCGATACTAATATTATGGTTATTATTGCCTGATGTTCCAGCTGATATCGTAGGATTTTTTACAAAATCTGAACTTGTTATGATGTTTGCTATGCTTTTATTGTCATACACAGTACTAGTAAAGAATAAGTTTACATTTGAGGATGCCGGATTTATCATGCTGGCCACAATTTATGTGGGCATGGGATTCTTTTATCTCATTGAAACAAGAGATGATACTAATATTGAAGGGTTAGTGAATATCTTCTATGTCCTACTGGTGATTTGGGCTACTGATACAGGTGCATACCTTTTTGGACGAGCATTTGGAAAGAGAAAATTATGGCCGATGATTAGCCCGAATAAAACGGTTGAAGGGGCAATAGGCGGTATTCTTATTTCTGTAGTAGTAGGTGTGATTTTCCATTTCATTACTCCATTTGAACACTCTTTAATCATTGTAATTGGTGTTACCATTTTAGTATCCATTTTCGGTCAGATTGGAGATCTGGTAGAATCTGCGTTCAAACGGCATTATGGTGTAAAGGATTCAGGGAATATTCTTCCTGGCCATGGAGGTATTTTAGACAGACTGGATAGTTTATTATTCGTTTTACCTTTGATCCATTTTATCCATTTCATTTAA
- the codY gene encoding GTP-sensing pleiotropic transcriptional regulator CodY, with the protein MELLNRARKINAMLQKATGKSVNFNEMSASLRDVIKGNVFILSRRGKLLGFAINQEIENDRMKSMLEERQFPEEYTQGLFSIYETTPNLDINSSFTAFPVENRELFQNGLTTIVPIIGGGDRLGTLVLSRLEDSFSDDDLLLAEYGATVVGMEILHEKTEEIEIEARSKAVVQMAISSLSYSELEAIDHIFEELNGNEGLLVASKIADRVGITRSVIVNALRKLESAGVIESRSLGMKGTYIKVLNNKFLVELEKLRSR; encoded by the coding sequence ATGGAACTTTTAAATCGCGCAAGAAAAATTAATGCAATGTTACAAAAAGCAACAGGGAAATCGGTGAATTTCAATGAGATGTCTGCGTCATTACGTGATGTAATCAAAGGTAACGTATTTATCTTAAGCCGTCGTGGTAAGCTTTTGGGATTTGCAATTAATCAGGAAATTGAAAATGACCGGATGAAATCCATGTTGGAAGAAAGACAATTTCCGGAAGAATACACACAAGGGTTATTTTCAATTTATGAAACAACTCCAAACTTGGATATTAACAGTTCATTTACTGCATTCCCTGTAGAGAATCGTGAATTGTTTCAAAACGGTTTGACTACTATTGTTCCAATTATCGGTGGTGGAGACAGACTTGGTACATTGGTTTTAAGTAGATTAGAAGATAGCTTTAGTGACGATGATCTACTCTTAGCTGAGTATGGTGCTACTGTAGTAGGAATGGAAATTCTTCATGAAAAAACCGAAGAAATTGAAATTGAAGCGCGCAGTAAAGCGGTTGTACAAATGGCGATTAGTTCATTGTCTTATAGTGAACTTGAAGCAATTGACCATATCTTTGAAGAGTTGAATGGTAACGAAGGGTTGCTCGTAGCAAGTAAAATCGCAGACCGGGTTGGAATAACACGTTCTGTAATTGTAAACGCATTGCGTAAACTAGAAAGCGCTGGTGTTATCGAGTCCCGCTCATTAGGTATGAAAGGTACGTATATTAAAGTTTTGAACAATAAATTCCTAGTTGAACTTGAAAAGCTTCGCTCAAGATAA
- the tsf gene encoding translation elongation factor Ts, translating into MAITAQMVKELREKTGAGMMDCKKALTENDGNMEQAIDYLREKGVAKAAKKSDRIAAEGLTHIEVENNTAVLLEVNCETDFVTKNDQFKTLLTKLGKHIVAKKPATVEEALQQKIDGEETVESFINSVVAKIGEKISLRRFTILTKSDNDSFGSYLHMGGRIGVLTLLEGTTDEQVAKDIAMHVAAVNPQYVSRDAVSEDEVKREREVLKTQALNEGKPEKIVEKMVEGRLGKFFEDICLLEQNFVKDPDQKVKKYVADKGATVKTFVRYEVGEGMEKREENFAEEVRNQINNK; encoded by the coding sequence ATGGCAATTACTGCACAAATGGTAAAAGAGTTACGCGAAAAAACTGGTGCTGGCATGATGGATTGTAAAAAGGCACTAACTGAAAATGACGGAAATATGGAACAGGCTATTGATTATTTACGTGAAAAAGGTGTGGCAAAAGCAGCTAAGAAGTCAGACCGAATTGCTGCTGAAGGGTTAACACATATCGAAGTGGAAAATAATACGGCTGTACTTTTGGAAGTTAACTGTGAAACAGACTTTGTTACAAAGAATGATCAGTTTAAAACACTTTTAACCAAACTTGGTAAACATATTGTTGCAAAAAAACCAGCAACCGTTGAAGAAGCATTGCAACAAAAAATAGATGGTGAAGAGACTGTAGAATCTTTCATTAATTCCGTTGTTGCCAAAATTGGTGAAAAAATTTCATTGCGTCGTTTCACTATTTTAACAAAATCCGATAACGATTCTTTCGGTTCATACTTGCATATGGGTGGACGTATTGGTGTCCTAACACTTCTTGAAGGAACAACTGATGAACAAGTAGCGAAGGATATTGCAATGCATGTTGCTGCAGTAAATCCTCAGTATGTCTCACGTGATGCTGTTTCAGAAGATGAAGTTAAGCGTGAACGTGAAGTATTAAAGACACAAGCTTTAAATGAAGGCAAACCTGAAAAAATTGTTGAAAAAATGGTTGAAGGCCGTTTAGGAAAATTCTTCGAAGATATTTGCCTATTAGAGCAAAACTTTGTTAAAGATCCAGATCAAAAGGTTAAGAAATATGTTGCTGATAAAGGTGCAACAGTTAAAACATTCGTTCGCTATGAAGTTGGCGAAGGTATGGAAAAACGTGAAGAAAACTTTGCTGAGGAAGTTAGAAATCAAATTAACAATAAATAA
- the pyrH gene encoding UMP kinase — protein sequence MTAARYRRIVLKLSGEALSGEQGYGLDPNIVQSIAEQIKDVADLGVEVAVVVGGGNIWRGKVGSQMGMDRANADYMGMLATVMNSLALQDSLENIGIPTRVQTSIEMRQVAEPYIRRKAIRHLEKKRVVIFAAGTGNPYFSTDTTAALRAAEIEAEVILMAKNNVDGVYTDDPKVNKDATKYENLSYLDMLNEGLGVMDSTASSLCMDNDIPLVVFSITDEGNIKRVVQGEIIGTTIRGK from the coding sequence ATGACAGCAGCTCGTTACCGTAGAATTGTACTTAAATTAAGTGGCGAAGCATTAAGCGGGGAACAAGGCTATGGACTGGATCCAAATATCGTTCAATCTATAGCTGAACAAATTAAGGATGTAGCGGATTTAGGTGTTGAAGTTGCAGTCGTTGTTGGCGGTGGAAACATCTGGCGTGGTAAAGTTGGCAGCCAAATGGGAATGGATCGTGCAAACGCTGATTACATGGGAATGCTTGCAACCGTAATGAATTCTCTTGCGCTTCAGGACAGTTTGGAAAATATCGGAATCCCTACTCGGGTTCAAACTTCAATCGAAATGCGTCAAGTTGCGGAACCATATATCCGGAGAAAAGCAATTCGCCATTTAGAGAAAAAGCGCGTTGTCATATTTGCAGCAGGTACGGGAAATCCTTACTTTTCAACGGACACGACTGCAGCACTTAGGGCGGCAGAAATCGAAGCAGAAGTGATACTTATGGCGAAGAATAATGTGGATGGGGTCTATACAGATGATCCGAAAGTAAATAAGGATGCTACGAAATATGAAAACCTGTCTTATTTAGATATGCTAAATGAAGGTTTGGGTGTTATGGATTCCACAGCATCGTCGTTATGTATGGATAACGATATTCCGCTTGTGGTATTCTCGATAACAGATGAAGGCAACATTAAACGGGTTGTGCAAGGTGAAATAATTGGAACTACGATAAGGGGGAAATAA
- a CDS encoding isoprenyl transferase yields MSMKLPFFKNKQEETDDSCKIETKNIPKHVAIIMDGNGRWAKKRGLPRIAGHKEGMNTVKDIVRIATKYKIEILTLYAFSTENWKRPKSEVEFLMKLPKEFLHTFLPELIEKNVRIETIGEFDGLPTHTKEAIQYAKEQTKDNNGLLLNFALNYGSRYEIMRAIKQVYTELEKTELTIDQLDEDTFSNYLYTKGLSDPDLLIRTSGEQRLSNFLLWQLAYAEFWFTDVLWPDFSEEIFRRALHDYQQRKRRYGGI; encoded by the coding sequence ATGTCAATGAAACTTCCTTTTTTTAAGAATAAACAAGAAGAAACAGATGATTCATGCAAAATAGAAACAAAAAATATACCAAAACATGTAGCGATTATAATGGACGGCAATGGACGATGGGCAAAAAAGCGGGGGCTTCCAAGAATTGCTGGGCATAAAGAAGGCATGAACACGGTTAAAGATATTGTCCGAATCGCAACCAAATATAAAATTGAAATTCTTACTTTATATGCCTTCTCAACAGAAAATTGGAAAAGGCCCAAATCTGAGGTAGAGTTTTTAATGAAACTGCCGAAAGAGTTCCTACATACGTTTTTGCCTGAATTAATCGAGAAAAATGTGCGTATCGAAACCATTGGTGAATTTGACGGACTGCCAACACATACAAAAGAAGCAATTCAGTATGCCAAAGAGCAAACAAAGGATAATAATGGCTTATTATTAAACTTTGCTTTAAACTATGGTAGTAGATATGAAATAATGCGCGCAATCAAACAAGTTTACACTGAATTAGAAAAGACGGAGTTGACCATTGATCAGCTTGATGAGGACACGTTTTCCAACTATTTATATACAAAGGGACTGTCCGATCCTGATTTACTAATTCGAACAAGTGGTGAACAACGTTTAAGTAACTTTTTATTATGGCAGTTGGCTTATGCAGAATTTTGGTTTACAGATGTGTTGTGGCCGGATTTTAGCGAAGAAATATTTAGGAGAGCCCTCCATGATTACCAGCAGCGTAAAAGACGTTATGGAGGTATATAA
- the rpsB gene encoding 30S ribosomal protein S2, whose amino-acid sequence MSVISMKQLLEAGVHFGHQTRRWNPKMKKYIFTERNGIYIIDLQKTVKKVDEAYKYVKEIAADGGTVLFVGTKKQAQDSVRDEATRSGMFFVNQRWLGGTLTNFQTIRKRISRLKNIEKMEEDGTFEVLPKKEVVNLLKEKDRLMKFLGGIKEMKKLPDAMFVIDPRKERIAIAEAHKLNIPIIGIVDTNCDPDEIDYVIPANDDAIRAVKLLTSKMADAIIEVKQSEEAERVANEEETAAEPVEADKE is encoded by the coding sequence ATGTCAGTAATTTCTATGAAGCAATTACTTGAAGCTGGTGTACATTTTGGACATCAGACTCGCCGTTGGAATCCAAAGATGAAAAAATACATCTTTACAGAGCGTAACGGCATTTATATCATTGACCTGCAAAAAACTGTTAAAAAGGTTGATGAAGCATATAAATATGTGAAGGAAATCGCAGCCGATGGCGGTACAGTTCTTTTTGTAGGAACTAAGAAACAAGCACAGGATTCTGTTCGTGATGAAGCGACTCGTTCTGGTATGTTTTTTGTAAATCAACGTTGGTTAGGCGGTACACTTACAAACTTCCAAACAATCCGTAAACGTATTTCTCGTCTTAAGAATATCGAGAAAATGGAAGAAGATGGAACGTTTGAAGTACTTCCAAAAAAAGAAGTTGTAAATTTATTAAAAGAAAAAGATCGCTTAATGAAATTCTTAGGTGGAATCAAAGAAATGAAAAAGCTTCCAGATGCTATGTTCGTTATTGATCCACGCAAAGAAAGAATTGCGATAGCTGAAGCACATAAATTAAATATTCCTATTATCGGAATAGTGGACACTAACTGTGATCCCGATGAAATTGATTACGTTATCCCGGCAAACGATGACGCAATTCGTGCGGTTAAACTTCTTACTTCGAAAATGGCAGATGCTATTATTGAAGTTAAGCAAAGTGAAGAAGCTGAAAGAGTTGCAAACGAGGAAGAAACTGCTGCTGAACCTGTAGAAGCAGATAAAGAATAG
- the frr gene encoding ribosome recycling factor — translation MSDAIINQTREKMTQAVQAFSKNLATVRAGRANPSLLDSVYVEYYGASTPLNQLATISAPEARLLVITPFDKSSIGDVEKAIQKADLGISPSSDGNVVRIAIPALTEERRKDLVKVVGKYAEEARVQVRNIRRDSNDQLKKAEKNGDLTEDELRGAQDGVQKETDKNINDIDQVAKNKEKEIMEV, via the coding sequence ATGTCTGATGCGATTATAAATCAAACTCGCGAAAAGATGACGCAAGCAGTACAAGCATTTTCAAAAAACTTAGCAACAGTTCGGGCAGGAAGAGCAAATCCATCACTACTGGATAGTGTATATGTGGAGTATTATGGCGCTTCCACACCATTAAATCAATTGGCAACTATTTCTGCTCCTGAGGCTAGATTATTAGTTATTACGCCATTTGATAAGTCTTCAATCGGCGATGTTGAAAAAGCAATCCAAAAAGCGGATTTAGGTATTTCACCTTCAAGTGATGGGAATGTAGTTCGAATTGCTATTCCTGCACTTACCGAAGAGCGCCGTAAAGACCTAGTAAAAGTAGTTGGTAAATATGCCGAGGAAGCGCGTGTACAGGTTAGAAATATTCGCCGGGACTCCAATGATCAGCTTAAAAAGGCTGAAAAAAATGGTGACCTGACAGAAGATGAATTACGCGGTGCGCAAGACGGTGTACAAAAAGAAACAGACAAAAACATAAATGATATTGATCAAGTAGCAAAAAATAAAGAAAAAGAAATTATGGAAGTATAA
- the rseP gene encoding RIP metalloprotease RseP, with protein MTTVIAFIFMFGLLVFIHEFGHLIFAKRAGMLAREFAIGFGPKIFSFTKNETVYTIRLLPVGGYVRVAGEDPEIVELKPGHHIGLEFNDDGKVSKIIVNNKSKHPDARVIEVERADLDHDLVIEGFEIDEEERLRFDVDPKAFFIMDENETQIAPYDRQFASKSIGKRAMQLFAGPMMNFLLAIFIFFLLGLIQGVPTEEAMLGEIQADSPAAEAGFQKGDEVVEIEGNSISTWEEFTKIVQDNPEESLSMKVARDGKISDITVVPQETEFQGQTIGQIGVLHQVEKSFFTSVQYAITKPYEVTKLILTNLGMLVTGQLSIEALSGPVGIYDATDAVVQTGFMNFLMWTAILSINLGIVNLVPLPALDGGRLLFVGIEAVRGKPIDPQKEGIVHFIGFALLMLLMIVVTWNDIQRLFL; from the coding sequence TTGACCACAGTTATAGCGTTTATATTTATGTTTGGTTTGCTTGTGTTCATTCACGAGTTTGGTCATTTGATTTTTGCAAAGCGGGCGGGAATGCTTGCCCGGGAGTTTGCAATTGGTTTTGGACCAAAGATATTTTCATTTACCAAAAACGAAACTGTATACACAATCCGGTTACTTCCTGTAGGTGGATATGTTCGTGTGGCTGGTGAAGATCCAGAGATTGTTGAGTTAAAGCCCGGCCATCATATTGGGCTTGAGTTTAACGACGATGGTAAAGTCAGTAAAATCATCGTAAATAATAAATCCAAGCATCCTGATGCACGTGTGATAGAAGTAGAGCGTGCCGATTTAGATCATGATTTAGTAATTGAAGGTTTTGAGATTGATGAAGAGGAACGGCTGCGTTTTGATGTCGATCCAAAAGCTTTCTTCATCATGGATGAAAATGAAACGCAAATTGCGCCATATGACCGCCAATTCGCGTCCAAAAGTATTGGGAAACGTGCGATGCAGTTATTTGCGGGACCAATGATGAACTTTCTATTAGCAATTTTTATCTTCTTTCTATTAGGCCTAATTCAGGGTGTGCCTACTGAAGAAGCAATGCTTGGTGAAATTCAAGCAGATAGTCCGGCAGCAGAAGCAGGCTTTCAAAAGGGCGATGAGGTAGTTGAAATCGAAGGTAATTCAATCAGTACATGGGAGGAATTCACGAAAATAGTTCAGGATAACCCTGAGGAATCCTTGTCTATGAAAGTAGCCCGTGATGGTAAAATTTCTGATATAACAGTTGTGCCGCAAGAAACAGAATTTCAAGGTCAAACGATAGGACAGATAGGTGTTTTGCATCAAGTTGAAAAATCATTCTTTACTTCTGTCCAGTACGCGATTACAAAACCATATGAAGTCACCAAACTTATTTTAACTAACTTAGGCATGCTGGTTACGGGACAGTTATCAATTGAGGCCTTGTCCGGACCTGTTGGTATTTATGATGCAACTGATGCCGTGGTACAAACAGGTTTCATGAACTTCCTAATGTGGACGGCCATTTTAAGCATTAACTTAGGAATTGTAAATTTGGTGCCATTACCTGCACTTGATGGAGGACGATTGCTATTTGTCGGCATTGAGGCAGTGCGCGGGAAACCAATAGATCCACAAAAAGAGGGTATTGTTCATTTTATTGGTTTTGCATTATTAATGCTGCTAATGATTGTCGTAACATGGAATGATATCCAGCGGTTATTCCTATAA